From Piscinibacter gummiphilus:
GCCGTCGGCAACGACTACAGCTTCACCGACATCTTCTCCAAGCAGGTGCAGGCGCTCGGCGCGCCCGGCGACGTGCTGCTCGCCATCACCACCAGCGGCAACTCGGCCAACGTGCTGGCGGCGGTGGAAGCGGCGCATGCGAAGGAGATGACGGTGGTGGCGCTCACCGGCCGCGGCGGCGGCAAGATGAACGAGCTGCTGACCGAAACCGATGTCCACATCTGCGTGCCGCACGACCGCACTGCGCGCGTCCAGGAAGTGCACATCCTCGCGCTGCATTGCCTGTGCGATGCGGTAGACCTGCAATTGCTCGGAGAACAGGAAAACACATGATCCG
This genomic window contains:
- a CDS encoding phosphoheptose isomerase produces the protein MLEQRIQQQFFDSADLKYAAAEILSRPIADAVNAVVGCITAGGKVLACGNGGSASDAQHFAAEFIGRFERERPGLAAIALTTDSSILTAVGNDYSFTDIFSKQVQALGAPGDVLLAITTSGNSANVLAAVEAAHAKEMTVVALTGRGGGKMNELLTETDVHICVPHDRTARVQEVHILALHCLCDAVDLQLLGEQENT